In the genome of Brachypodium distachyon strain Bd21 chromosome 3, Brachypodium_distachyon_v3.0, whole genome shotgun sequence, the window AGCCCTTAAGGAGCCCTTAAGGAGAAAACCACTCGTCCTCGTGTCGTGCCTCGTGGCATCGCACTTTCCTGCGACAGCCGAGAGGTCTCTCGCATCGCACTTGCGCAGATCGCGAACCGACTCCACGTGGTCCCCCCACCACTCTCCACAGCACAGCGGATCCGGAATCCTCAACCCCTCCCAATCACCTGCTCCtcctggccggccggccggcgcccgTCGATCGATCGAAGCCCGGCTCAGAGCAGATCCGGCGGGAGGGAAGGGCAGTCCAGTCACTGGGAAGGGAGGGGGATGACGGGGGCGGCGTCGCAGGCTTACGGGGAGGCGTGGTACTGGGACGAGCGGTACCGCAAGGAGGCCGGCCCCTTCGACTGGTACCAGAAGTACCCCGCcctcgcgccgctgctccgcctctACGTCCGcccccaccaccgcctcctcctcgtcggctGCGGCAACTCCGGTTAGTCACTGCCCTAGACTAGACTAGTGTACAAGAGTCGAGTTGATTTCATTTGATTGCCCGCTCGCCCTTGGGGTGGGATCAGAGGAACCGATGGGACCGGTACTGGGCAGGACGCCGGTACCGTCTCTAGGCCCGCTTAGTTGACACGCGGTGGTGCCTAGCGCGAGCGTCCCCTCGCGTGACCCCGCCCGAGATCGGTTGGGATTCCCCGGGAAAGACTGTTGACCGAGGTGTGGATCAACTGGAATGCAATGTGCCCGTGCTCTGCAAACTCCCTTAATATTTTTTGGGTGAAGAATTTATTGAATGCTGTTATACACATAAAAGCCTTCGACCACACGGCACTTGTTTGATGGAATTGCCTGTGACTGGGAATACTGGGATGGTAACATGTAGGAGTAGTGTAATCAAAGGCAACTAGCATTCCGGTGTGTACATGCTATGCTGCATCGGTCTTCATTCTGGAATTAGTTCATACTAGCACTGCTGCCTATTAGTGGTTTAGCAATTCAATTCTGCTTTGCCAGATCATCTGAGACAACCACTATCCTGCCCCCTGTGCTCGTTGACACTAAAAAGCACATGCAAAATGTGGTGCATTACAGGCTTCTGCTCCCATGTCACTGTCATTGTCTGGCTAAAAAAGCATGTGCAAAGTGAGATCCACAACCGTGTATGTACTCCTGGTGCTTTATCAGTGTCACATCATAAAGAGTGCTGCTCTGGAAATGCTTCTGCCAGAAGGATAGCTGCACCTTGTACTCTACGGAGCATTGCTACTTGATTCAGCTTACTACTGATTAATTACTGCAATAGATCATGACAGAGAGTTACTTGAAGTGGAGTCGAAATCGCAACACGGGGTGTATGGTAGCAGGAATGTTGAGATGATTCCCAGGAATCTGGGGTAATCCAACAACATTCCTGCGTTTGGCACGGGGTGTATGGTAGCATGAAAATTCGGTATATTAGATTACGGCAGGAAGAAGGTTCCAGAGTTTGTGGGTTTTGCGTTCTCTTGGAATAGACAGCTCTCTGAGATTCCCACTCCCACCACATTCCCTGTGTTAAGATTACCATGACTCCTAAGATTCCCATGATTTTTCTAGCCACTAAACGAGTTAGTGACCTTAAACATCATGGACTCTTTCATCCATTTATGTCCACAGTTTTGCTTCTATGAAAACCTTGATTTGGTTTCACCCATCCTCAAATTTTGTTTCCAAGTGAAGATTATGTTGACAGTAGAGCATACACGATGAACAAATGTTATCTTTCCACCTTTTGATGCTGGAATGCTTAAATATATGTGCTTATGTGCATCTGTTTTTGCCGTGACTCAAGTGATTGTATTGTTGATAGTTGGGAATTGAGATGTTTTCAACCATAATTTGAATGAATTTTACATGTAATTTCAGACTAGCATTAATCACTTTCTGACCTTAGATTCCAATTGTAGATTGTTGTCATTATGTTTATTAAGCTACCTTTGGATGTTGCAGTTTTTGGTGAAAACATGGTTGACGATGGTTACCAGGATGTTGTCAACGTCGATATATCATCAGTGGTGATTGAAcagatgaagaagaaataCCATGATAAGCCTCAAATGAAATGTATAATCTTTGTTCCCAACATTCTAACACTGTATCCTTTCGGAGTATATACCACTTACTACTGTATTATTTTCCTACAATTTATAGATATGAAGATGGACGTAAAAAACATGTCAGATTTTGAAACTGGTTCATTTGATGCTGTGCTCGACAAAGGTACAGTTACCACGTAATACTTGCCAGTATCACCAAACATCTCCACATACATATGCAGCATGGCATTGGTTCTAACCCATTTTGTTGTTTGCAGGAACACTAGATTCTATTATGGTGAGTCAATTGTTGCGAGGATACTCTGATAGTTTTCCTATGTCGTACTCAAGAGTCGTGTTTCTTGTATTGTAGTGCGGCCAAAATTCACAAGAGCATGCAACAAAGATGCTAGGGGAGGTCAACAGGTAAAGAGTCAAGTGGCATTTGTTTTTGACACCTGTTTATTTGACGGTTGGTTATATTTGTTTCTTCTATCTGCAGAATTCTCAAGGATACGGGGGTCTACATTATGGTAAATGATAGTAGTATATTATCGTGGCAACTGTgtgatcctttttttttgtgtacaTAAATTTCTGTGGGTGCCACGATGCTACAGATCACTTACGGGGATCCAAGTTATCGATTGCATCTCCTGAAGGACATGCAGATTTGGACAGTACAGCTTCATGTCATAGGTTAGTGGGTTTTGCGACCGGCACAACCTAACCATGTCCCTGCCCATATATATACTCTTGACCCTGTTAAtctattcttttgttttgcaaaGCTATAAGTAACACTTTGCTGTCCGTTTTCCCCGCTTGGCATCCACAATGGACATAGCAGACAGATGGGACAGAAGCTCCAAGCAGAAATGGGACCTGACGAAGCCGTTGCCTCTACACGATGACAGCACATCGACCATAAGCCTTCTCGGCCCGAAACCTGACGTTCACTACATCTATGTCTGTATAAAGGTCAGCACGCCAGCAAAGCTCATCTTAACCTGTTTTTTCGCGTCATTCTCCATTTCACCACCAGTATACTGTGTAAATGTACATCACCGCAGGGCGACAACGGTGCAAGGGCGAGCTCGAAGGCCGAGGCAGACGAAGCAGCCAGCTGATCGATTCCTTTGTATAAAAACCACATTTGGATCATCGTGTATAACCAGTGTAGCGAACGAATAATGTAGGGAAGACCTTTCTGTATTAACTCTCTTTTAACTGGCTTTGCTGCTGCCAACGGTCTAGCGAAATTACAGCTGCTGTTGCCGGTTCTTACCATCCTTGTGGTGCAAATTTCCTTAATTCCTGTTCTGTGCAAATTTGTGTCCAAGGGAGGGATTGCTCATAGTTGCTGGAAATATATATAGGAGAAAAGAATCGAAATATTATCTAGGTTTTTCTGTAAAAACTGAATTTTACGAGAACCCAGGCAAAGGGAAAGTGGAGGAAGAATCCTGAGAATTCCCTGGCGTCATGGATCTACTCATCTACGTCCAGTTCCAATCCGACGCCTGTGGGCTCGACACGTCTCTCAAATTCTCTCGCACCTCCCCTCTAAAAATCTTTCTCACTTTCTCtccgtcgtcctcctctgcctTTTTCTCTTAGCCGCCTTCCTGACTCATCTCTCCGTCGCCTCTGCCCCTCGTCCCGTCGATCCAATGGAGGCTctcgcgggcgccgccgccgcatcctccTCACTTGTCCCGAGCTTCCAGGCCCGCCAGCCGACCTCCCGCGTCGCGGTCCTCCGCGCACGCCCGTGCGGGCCCctgcgcgcggccgccgcgcccggcggcggcggcggcggcaaggataAGGAAGAGTATGTCGCCACCCCGAACGGCACTCCCGTCATAAAGGTAACCACGCCTTGAACGCTTAGGGAACGGGGTTCAGAGCGCGAGTTGGCGAAGGTTTTTTGTCCGGGTGTTGTTGGTCGCTGTGAGTAGTGAAGTAGATGGGCGTGGCAGCATAGAACACTGGATGAATCCCGGAAGAGATTTGATTTGTTGCGATTGGGGAGTTCTGTTAGGCGCTGGATTGGATGCGAGGTAATATCGTGGACGTACCTACACCTGGCTGTATGTCTGGGTTGTTCGATTACCTTCTTACGAAGGTGTCACTGGGTTTCGAAACTTGATATGTTTGAAATCGGCTGGGAAGATTTTTAAGAAGCGTGTCTTTTTCGTACCAAGCAACTGAAAGTTTCTGGATGTTGAATTAGTTGAGACTTGAGAATCATCTCTCCGGATGTGTCGTTCGCGATACGCGAAgatacatcttttgttgttgagAAAAGGCCTATAAAGATATCATTTATCTTCTTTGTCGTAAAAGATCAAGATGATCCTGTAAATATCGGTTCCAGACTCTTCCTGACTAATGGGCAATGCTTCTGCctcgaaagaaaaatattttttgataAGATGAAGTAGTCcaattttagttttgtttagtttgcCTTCTGATTGGTCACATATGTTTGTTTATTTCTAACCAGTTGCTTAACATTCTAAGAGTGATTAGAGTCGTAGTGTCATTTGCCTTTTGAGCGGTCACCATATTAGTTTAGTACTAACCGTTGTTTAACAATTGAAGAATGATTAGAGTCTTAGTGTTTTTTGCCTTTTGATCGGTCATGCATGTTCGGTTCGTACTAAACTGCTGCTCAACAGTTGAAGAGTGATCCAAGTCAAAATGGAGCTCTTGGACCGATCGTGACCGACAAGTCGCGCACGACTTTATCAGCCAATACCACTCCTGACTCAAGCGGATCCAGAGCTGGCCTGTTCAGAACCCCTATATCTGGTGGTGTGCAGAGTGCAACTTTTGCCCACGGTTTACCTCCACCGGCTTTGGCTGTTCGTAATTTGATGGAACAGGTAGCTTCTGTTAGTCAGCCCCTTTCTCTTAAGCTTCTTTTGGTTCTCATGGATGAAGTCTTATTCCTGTATTACTCTGCTTACCAGGCACGATTTGCTCATCTATGCACCGTCATGTCTGGCATGCATCATCGCCGTGCTGGATATCCGTTTGGTTCACTTGTTGACTTTGCTAATGACTCGATGGGCCGTAAGATAGCTACTTGGTTACAATTTGGATAAATATGATGCACTCTGTTAGATCCCCTTAGTTAATTATTTTGTGTTGATGTCTTGTGCAGACCCAATATTTTCGTTGTCGCCCTTAGCAATACACACCAGAAATTTGCTCTCTGACCCAAGATGCACACTTGTCGTCCAGGTATGAAGTGTCTAAATATGCTTTACTGGTGCAGAAAGATTCCTTGTTAGTTATTACTCAAGTCCTTCATAAATCATAACAGGTACCTGGATGGAGTGGACTGTCTAATGCTCGTGTCACGATATTTGGTGATGTCTACCCTTTGCCAGCTGAACACCAGGTTCCTTTCTTGCTTTTGTTGCTTCATAATTGATATTTCATCAGCTAGGTAATTACTTTCTCTATTGATGCCAGCATGTTAATCATAAAAAATTAAGCACTCCTATTAATTCTccaaattattattttttaagtTGGTTTTTGgtctttcttgttttttggGCTGCACTTTTTATCATGTCATGGGCTTAGAGAGAATAGTTGTTTTCTCATGGATGTTACAGTCCTACAGAATACGTGATTGGAATGTGTGATCTGTCGCTTTTTTAAGTGCGTGATGTATCTTTCAGAGTGAATGCATATTTATTCTTTCATTTGTGGTTTTAAAATATTTCATAAACTGATGGtgaatgtgtgcatcctccAGGAATGGGCTCATAAGCAGTATGTCGCAAAACATCAACAATGGGCATCTCAACAGTGGGGGAATTTTTACTACTACAGGATGCAGAACATAAGGTCTGTGACATTTATCTGATGGGTTATGCTCTTCTGTATTTTGACGTTGGCCAATCCAGTTAACATTTATACACATGCCCAACTGGAAATGTTCTCTTCTCCCTTCCATTGCAAAGCACTATTTGATTTATTCAGATGGTTGTATAAGTTAGGATTTGTGACAGACTATCTTCAATAATTACAGCGACATATACTTCATTGGAGGCTTTGGGACTGTTGCATGGGTGGATGTGAAAGAGTATGAAACTATTCAACCTGACAAGATAGCAGTTGATGGTGGCGAACAAAGCTTAAAGGTAAACTTTAATACCAAATCCCGGTATATGACATGAACAACAGAATAGTTCAGTCATTATGTTAGTCACGGGCTAATACTTATGATATAGGCGATTACAGTAAACCTCAACCACTTTTGATGCATGCTCTACATGTAGGAATTGAACGCGATTTTCTCTAAACCACTTAGAGAGTTCATGTCCTCTGAAGGTGAGGTTGATGATGCCGCTCTTATATCAGTAGACAGCAAAGGGATAGACATACGGGTTCGCCAGGGTGCACAGGTAAACTTTATGCAAGATCACTTACCATCACCTACAAGGGCTATTTCTTCAAGGAAGAAAAATGCTTCTCTCCACGATCTTCATCTTATAATTTGTTCCGTGCAGTTCAACATTCAGAGGCTTGCATTTGATGTACCATACAAGGTGGAGACTCTAGAGGAGGCCAAGAGAGCGCTACATAAGATAATCAAGACGAGCAGCAAATAAAGTTTTAAGATAGCGCACGACCAGCGTGTACTCGGTTTCCCTAGTATTACAAGCTTGTGCCATGGCTAGGCAAAGAATAATTGAGTATATCATGTAATGTAGCATCCACAAGTGCAAAATAAGatggatctctctctcttttaaTAAGTAGGATCTCTCTGGCAAGAAAATCACCAAATAGTGTACCTATATGGCTATATGCTTGTATCACTTTTAGTGTAGTTTGTTGGACGAGCTAATCGTTGGTTTCCGCATCCCAGCATGTTATTTTGACCGTGGAAAGTATTGATATGCTTAACAGAGTATAT includes:
- the LOC104583737 gene encoding methyltransferase-like protein 13 isoform X2, translated to MTGAASQAYGEAWYWDERYRKEAGPFDWYQKYPALAPLLRLYVRPHHRLLLVGCGNSVFGENMVDDGYQDVVNVDISSVVIEQMKKKYHDKPQMKYMKMDVKNMSDFETGSFDAVLDKGTLDSIMCGQNSQEHATKMLGEVNRILKDTGVYIMITYGDPSYRLHLLKDMQIWTVQLHVIDRWDRSSKQKWDLTKPLPLHDDSTSTISLLGPKPDVHYIYVCIKGDNGARASSKAEADEAAS
- the LOC104583737 gene encoding methyltransferase-like protein 13 isoform X1 gives rise to the protein MTGAASQAYGEAWYWDERYRKEAGPFDWYQKYPALAPLLRLYVRPHHRLLLVGCGNSVFGENMVDDGYQDVVNVDISSVVIEQMKKKYHDKPQMKYMKMDVKNMSDFETGSFDAVLDKGTLDSIMCGQNSQEHATKMLGEVNRILKDTGVYIMITYGDPSYRLHLLKDMQIWTVQLHVIADRWDRSSKQKWDLTKPLPLHDDSTSTISLLGPKPDVHYIYVCIKGDNGARASSKAEADEAAS
- the LOC100823180 gene encoding uncharacterized protein LOC100823180 — translated: MEALAGAAAASSSLVPSFQARQPTSRVAVLRARPCGPLRAAAAPGGGGGGKDKEEYVATPNGTPVIKLKSDPSQNGALGPIVTDKSRTTLSANTTPDSSGSRAGLFRTPISGGVQSATFAHGLPPPALAVRNLMEQARFAHLCTVMSGMHHRRAGYPFGSLVDFANDSMGHPIFSLSPLAIHTRNLLSDPRCTLVVQVPGWSGLSNARVTIFGDVYPLPAEHQEWAHKQYVAKHQQWASQQWGNFYYYRMQNISDIYFIGGFGTVAWVDVKEYETIQPDKIAVDGGEQSLKELNAIFSKPLREFMSSEGEVDDAALISVDSKGIDIRVRQGAQFNIQRLAFDVPYKVETLEEAKRALHKIIKTSSK